The Temnothorax longispinosus isolate EJ_2023e chromosome 7, Tlon_JGU_v1, whole genome shotgun sequence genome contains a region encoding:
- the L(2)gl gene encoding lethal(2) giant larvae protein homolog 1 isoform X2, whose product MLKFIRGKGQQPTAERQKLQKDLFAFRKTVQHGFPNKPTALAWDPSLRLMIIGTASGAIKVFGRPGVEFYGQHSVESGENAVTKIVALPNEGRVVSLCDDNSLHLWEINESSVVETKTLSLEGKLKKISAMCLESSGEHLLLGTEGGNIYLLNLKTFVTPENIIYQDVVMQNVPEDYKINPGAVEAIAEQPGHPDNILIGYNRGLMVLWNKATPGAQQLMGLFSRAQTFVSTQQLESVHWISENRFVSSHNDGSYAFWSPGSDAVPEPTTLYGPFPCKAVNKILVYPTAEHGELVLFSGGMQRASYGDRHTITVMTKEKHLVFDFTSKIIDFFTVFPKEEEENNESPAGPEALIVLAEEELVAIDLTNPEWKMMALPYLVSLHASSVTCSQHVPNVPEELWEAIVAAGKAQTEHLYSDKSWPIDGGLLLCQKPAHPDKPRNKELLLTGHEDGTVRFWNASDVALTPLYKYNSSILFTGEHLDVLEQPPEDDEDEWPPFKKVGIFDPYSDDPRLAVKKVLLCPLSSTLVIAGTAGHIITAIISAEPTNKEIKAVTMNIVNDRDGFVWKGHDHLPPRTTSISFAVGFQPQNLLQLYPPAAVTALALHSEWGLLAAGTAHGLAVFDYTRSKAVSVKCTLNPNDLSGAGDTPISRRKSFKKSLRESFRRLRKGRSQRRANANSPTRNTAPEKKKDSVASSPSGDPSPTELKPVERQVEARPVDDGLGSMVRCLYFARSYIISLQNTTPTLWAGTNNGTVYVFTLAIPAGVRRTEEDVNCTLGKEIQLKHRAPVIAITILDGSSVPLPEPYEAEKGVTPGPDMTSTHRVVIASEEQFKIFNLPSLKPYCKYKLTAHEGSRVRKTGFAKFSCLVEPAGTHEETCLLCLTNLGDCLILSIPELRRQLNAAAIKREDINGISSLIFTKAGEALYLHSSSELQRISLSTAKMTKAYCALNLPPHARSYVENANEVAQEQGVVEGVPETEGETQGSQPPIAANRIITENGVVGTTGEEESPKEPSLRPATSSIDVNGEDDRQDLSSIGDITIDSVKDHLLNATSSEDLHNRLAGLKMEVTSRTSEVSTQNQSLVVKTTTVVSQTTNSTTANGEVEMSQANETQHVNSTTVEREIRSGIETTTTHATITLPPNVEINAADLANLEVTTTTVTTTTERSKAPLARPEEVGS is encoded by the exons TTTTGGAAGGCCAGGCGTAGAGTTCTATGGACAACATTCCGTCGAAAGCGGTGAAAATGCCGTCACGAAGATTGTCGCACTGCCCAATGAG GGTCGCGTGGTGTCCTTGTGCGATGACAATTCATTACATTTATGGGAGATTAATGAGAGTTCCGTGGTGGAAACGAAGACGTTGTCGTTGGAAGGGAAATTAAAGAAGATCTCGGCGATGTGCCTCGAATCCAGTGGGGAACATCTCTTGCTGGGAACGGAAGGAGGCAACATCTACTTGCTAAACTTGAAGACTTTCGTCACTCCGGAGAATATTATCTATCAAGATGTCGTGATGCAGAA CGTCCCGGAAGACTACAAGATAAATCCAGGGGCGGTCGAAGCCATAGCCGAGCAGCCAGGGCATCCGGACAACATCCTGATCGGTTATAATCGAGGTTTGATGGTACTATGGAACAAAGCTACTCCGGGAGCTCAACAG CTGATGGGTTTGTTTTCGCGTGCGCAGACCTTCGTCTCCACGCAACAGCTGGAATCGGTCCACTGGATCTCCGAGAATCGTTTTGTCTCATCGCACAATGACGGTTCCTACGCGTTTTGGAGTCCGGGTAGCGACGCCGTGCCGGAGCCTACGACACTTTACGGGCCGTTTCCGTGCAAGGCCGTTAACAAAATCCTCGTATATCCTACCGCGGA ACACGGCGAGCTCGTGCTATTCTCCGGTGGTATGCAACGTGCCAGTTATGGAGACCGACATACGATCACTGTCATGACCAAGGAGAAACATTTAGTTTTCGATTTCACGTCTAAGATCATCGACTTTTTCACCGTCTTCCctaaggaagaggaagagaacaATGAGAGCCCTGCCGGTCCGGAAGCGCTTATAGTGTTGGCCGAGGAAGAATTGGTAGCTATCGATTTGACCAACCCCGAATGGAAAATGATGGCTCTACCCTACCTAGTATCTCTCCATGCGAGCTCG GTGACTTGTTCCCAACACGTGCCTAATGTACCCGAGGAACTTTGGGAAGCGATCGTGGCGGCCGGTAAAGCGCAGACCGAGCATCTTTATTCGGACAAATCATGGCCCATCGACGGCGGCCTCCTCCTCTGCCAGAAACCGGCGCATCCTGACAAGCCTAGAAACAAAGAACTGCTACTTACTGGACACGAGGACGGTACCGTCAGATTCTGGAACGCGTCCGACGTCGCTCTGACCCCTTTGTACAAGTATAATTCGTCGATTCTGTTCACCGGCGAGCACTTGGACGTTCTCGAGCAGCCCCCGGAGGACGACGAGGATGAGTGGCCGCCGTTCAAGAAGGTGGGAATCTTCGATCCGTATTCCGATGATCCACGACTTGCTGTGAAGAAGGTTCTTCTCTGCCCGTTATCCTCGACATTGGTAATCGCCGGCACAGCCGGACATATCATAACTGCTATTATCTCTGCGGAACCGACCAACAAGGAGATAAAGGCCGTAACAATGAACATCGTCAACGATCGCGACGGGTTCGTGTGGAAGGGTCACGATCATCTGCCGCCGAGAACGACGAGTATATCGTTCGCGGTCGGATTTCAACCTCAGAACCTCCTACAGCTGTACCCACCGGCCGCCGTCACGGCATTAGCGTTGCACAGCGAATGGGGATTACTTGCTGCCGGTACAGCGCACGGACTCGCGGTCTTTGATTACACCAGGTCGAAAGCCGTCAGTGTTAAATGCACGCTTAATCCAAATG ATCTTTCCGGTGCAGGCGACACTCCTATCTCCCGGCGgaaatctttcaaaaaatccCTTAGGGAATCTTTCAGAAGATTGAGAAAGGGACGTTCGCAACGTCGAGCAAACGCTAACAGTCCTACGCGAAATACCGCAccggagaaaaagaaagacag CGTTGCCTCCTCGCCGAGTGGCGATCCATCACCAACAGAATTGAAACCAGTGGAGAGACAAGTGGAAGCGAGGCCTGTTGACGACGGTCTAGGCTCTATGGTTCGGTGTTTGTATTTCGCCAGAAGTTACATTATTAGCC tacaaaatacaacaCCCACACTTTGGGCGGGCACCAACAACGGCACGGTTTACGTCTTCACGTTGGCCATACCGGCCGGTGTGAGGAGAACGGAGGAAGACGTCAACTGTACACTGGGCAAGGAGATCCAATTGAAGCATCGTGCGCCAGTAATCGCGATCACGATCCTCGATGGATCCAGTGTACCGTTGCCGGAACCCTACGAGGCCGAAAAGGGCGTGACGCCCGGACCCGATATGACTTCCACGCACAGAGTTGTGATTGCCAGCGAGGAGCAGTTCAAGATTTTCAATCTTCCGTCCCTGAAGCCGTATTGCAAGTACAAATTGACCGCGCACGAGGGATCCAGAGTGCGAAAAACGGGTTTCGCCAAGTTCTCGTGTCTCGTCGAGCCAGCGGGAACTCACGAGGAAACTTGCTTGCTTTGCCTAACGAATCTTGGCGATTGCCTAATACTGAGTATACCGGAACTGAGAAGGCAGTTGAATGCCGCTGCGATCAAGAGAGAGGACATCAA TGGTATTTCTTCCTTAATATTTACGAAAGCCGGAGAAGCGCTGTATCTTCACTCGAGTTCAGAACTCCAACGAATTTCCCTGTCAACCGCGAAGATGACAAAGGCGTATTGCGCGCTTAATTTACCACCACACGCTAGATCGTACGTGGAAAATGCTAACGAGGTCGCACAGGAACAAGGCGTTGTCGAAGGCGTACCGGAAACCGAAGGGGAGACACAGGGAAGTCAACCACCGATAGCGGCGAACAGAATTATCACGGAAAATGGCGTAGTGGGTACCA CTGGGGAGGAGGAATCTCCGAAGGAACCATCGCTGCGACCGGCTACCAGTAGTATAGATGTAAACGGGGAAGACGACCGTCAGGATTTAAGTTCTATCGGAGATATTACGATCGACAGTGTTAAAGATCATTTGCT AAACGCGACGTCTTCCGAAGATCTCCACAATCGTTTGGCAGGACTTAAGATGGAGGTGACTTCACGCACTTCCGAGGTATCCACTCAAAATCAGTCGTTGGTAGTGAAAACGACCACCGTGGTTTCGCAAACCACGAATAGCACGACCGCTAATGGCGAGGTCGAGATGAGTCAGGCGAACGAAACGCAACACGTAAACA GCACTACGGTAGAGCGAGAGATACGCAGTGGTATCGAGACAACAACGACACACGCTACCATCACTCTGCCCCCGAATGTCGAG attAATGCCGCGGATTTGGCCAATTTGGAGGTCACTACGACTACAGTGACCACTACTACAGAAAGGTCCAAGGCGCCGTTGGCTAGGCCTGAGGAGGTCGGATCATAG
- the L(2)gl gene encoding lethal(2) giant larvae protein homolog 1 isoform X1, translating to MLKFIRGKGQQPTAERQKLQKDLFAFRKTVQHGFPNKPTALAWDPSLRLMIIGTASGAIKVFGRPGVEFYGQHSVESGENAVTKIVALPNEGRVVSLCDDNSLHLWEINESSVVETKTLSLEGKLKKISAMCLESSGEHLLLGTEGGNIYLLNLKTFVTPENIIYQDVVMQNVPEDYKINPGAVEAIAEQPGHPDNILIGYNRGLMVLWNKATPGAQQLMGLFSRAQTFVSTQQLESVHWISENRFVSSHNDGSYAFWSPGSDAVPEPTTLYGPFPCKAVNKILVYPTAEHGELVLFSGGMQRASYGDRHTITVMTKEKHLVFDFTSKIIDFFTVFPKEEEENNESPAGPEALIVLAEEELVAIDLTNPEWKMMALPYLVSLHASSVTCSQHVPNVPEELWEAIVAAGKAQTEHLYSDKSWPIDGGLLLCQKPAHPDKPRNKELLLTGHEDGTVRFWNASDVALTPLYKYNSSILFTGEHLDVLEQPPEDDEDEWPPFKKVGIFDPYSDDPRLAVKKVLLCPLSSTLVIAGTAGHIITAIISAEPTNKEIKAVTMNIVNDRDGFVWKGHDHLPPRTTSISFAVGFQPQNLLQLYPPAAVTALALHSEWGLLAAGTAHGLAVFDYTRSKAVSVKCTLNPNDLSGAGDTPISRRKSFKKSLRESFRRLRKGRSQRRANANSPTRNTAPEKKKDSVASSPSGDPSPTELKPVERQVEARPVDDGLGSMVRCLYFARSYIISLQNTTPTLWAGTNNGTVYVFTLAIPAGVRRTEEDVNCTLGKEIQLKHRAPVIAITILDGSSVPLPEPYEAEKGVTPGPDMTSTHRVVIASEEQFKIFNLPSLKPYCKYKLTAHEGSRVRKTGFAKFSCLVEPAGTHEETCLLCLTNLGDCLILSIPELRRQLNAAAIKREDINGISSLIFTKAGEALYLHSSSELQRISLSTAKMTKAYCALNLPPHARSYVENANEVAQEQGVVEGVPETEGETQGSQPPIAANRIITENGVVGTTGEEESPKEPSLRPATSSIDVNGEDDRQDLSSIGDITIDSVKDHLLNSPLFRNATSSEDLHNRLAGLKMEVTSRTSEVSTQNQSLVVKTTTVVSQTTNSTTANGEVEMSQANETQHVNSTTVEREIRSGIETTTTHATITLPPNVEINAADLANLEVTTTTVTTTTERSKAPLARPEEVGS from the exons TTTTGGAAGGCCAGGCGTAGAGTTCTATGGACAACATTCCGTCGAAAGCGGTGAAAATGCCGTCACGAAGATTGTCGCACTGCCCAATGAG GGTCGCGTGGTGTCCTTGTGCGATGACAATTCATTACATTTATGGGAGATTAATGAGAGTTCCGTGGTGGAAACGAAGACGTTGTCGTTGGAAGGGAAATTAAAGAAGATCTCGGCGATGTGCCTCGAATCCAGTGGGGAACATCTCTTGCTGGGAACGGAAGGAGGCAACATCTACTTGCTAAACTTGAAGACTTTCGTCACTCCGGAGAATATTATCTATCAAGATGTCGTGATGCAGAA CGTCCCGGAAGACTACAAGATAAATCCAGGGGCGGTCGAAGCCATAGCCGAGCAGCCAGGGCATCCGGACAACATCCTGATCGGTTATAATCGAGGTTTGATGGTACTATGGAACAAAGCTACTCCGGGAGCTCAACAG CTGATGGGTTTGTTTTCGCGTGCGCAGACCTTCGTCTCCACGCAACAGCTGGAATCGGTCCACTGGATCTCCGAGAATCGTTTTGTCTCATCGCACAATGACGGTTCCTACGCGTTTTGGAGTCCGGGTAGCGACGCCGTGCCGGAGCCTACGACACTTTACGGGCCGTTTCCGTGCAAGGCCGTTAACAAAATCCTCGTATATCCTACCGCGGA ACACGGCGAGCTCGTGCTATTCTCCGGTGGTATGCAACGTGCCAGTTATGGAGACCGACATACGATCACTGTCATGACCAAGGAGAAACATTTAGTTTTCGATTTCACGTCTAAGATCATCGACTTTTTCACCGTCTTCCctaaggaagaggaagagaacaATGAGAGCCCTGCCGGTCCGGAAGCGCTTATAGTGTTGGCCGAGGAAGAATTGGTAGCTATCGATTTGACCAACCCCGAATGGAAAATGATGGCTCTACCCTACCTAGTATCTCTCCATGCGAGCTCG GTGACTTGTTCCCAACACGTGCCTAATGTACCCGAGGAACTTTGGGAAGCGATCGTGGCGGCCGGTAAAGCGCAGACCGAGCATCTTTATTCGGACAAATCATGGCCCATCGACGGCGGCCTCCTCCTCTGCCAGAAACCGGCGCATCCTGACAAGCCTAGAAACAAAGAACTGCTACTTACTGGACACGAGGACGGTACCGTCAGATTCTGGAACGCGTCCGACGTCGCTCTGACCCCTTTGTACAAGTATAATTCGTCGATTCTGTTCACCGGCGAGCACTTGGACGTTCTCGAGCAGCCCCCGGAGGACGACGAGGATGAGTGGCCGCCGTTCAAGAAGGTGGGAATCTTCGATCCGTATTCCGATGATCCACGACTTGCTGTGAAGAAGGTTCTTCTCTGCCCGTTATCCTCGACATTGGTAATCGCCGGCACAGCCGGACATATCATAACTGCTATTATCTCTGCGGAACCGACCAACAAGGAGATAAAGGCCGTAACAATGAACATCGTCAACGATCGCGACGGGTTCGTGTGGAAGGGTCACGATCATCTGCCGCCGAGAACGACGAGTATATCGTTCGCGGTCGGATTTCAACCTCAGAACCTCCTACAGCTGTACCCACCGGCCGCCGTCACGGCATTAGCGTTGCACAGCGAATGGGGATTACTTGCTGCCGGTACAGCGCACGGACTCGCGGTCTTTGATTACACCAGGTCGAAAGCCGTCAGTGTTAAATGCACGCTTAATCCAAATG ATCTTTCCGGTGCAGGCGACACTCCTATCTCCCGGCGgaaatctttcaaaaaatccCTTAGGGAATCTTTCAGAAGATTGAGAAAGGGACGTTCGCAACGTCGAGCAAACGCTAACAGTCCTACGCGAAATACCGCAccggagaaaaagaaagacag CGTTGCCTCCTCGCCGAGTGGCGATCCATCACCAACAGAATTGAAACCAGTGGAGAGACAAGTGGAAGCGAGGCCTGTTGACGACGGTCTAGGCTCTATGGTTCGGTGTTTGTATTTCGCCAGAAGTTACATTATTAGCC tacaaaatacaacaCCCACACTTTGGGCGGGCACCAACAACGGCACGGTTTACGTCTTCACGTTGGCCATACCGGCCGGTGTGAGGAGAACGGAGGAAGACGTCAACTGTACACTGGGCAAGGAGATCCAATTGAAGCATCGTGCGCCAGTAATCGCGATCACGATCCTCGATGGATCCAGTGTACCGTTGCCGGAACCCTACGAGGCCGAAAAGGGCGTGACGCCCGGACCCGATATGACTTCCACGCACAGAGTTGTGATTGCCAGCGAGGAGCAGTTCAAGATTTTCAATCTTCCGTCCCTGAAGCCGTATTGCAAGTACAAATTGACCGCGCACGAGGGATCCAGAGTGCGAAAAACGGGTTTCGCCAAGTTCTCGTGTCTCGTCGAGCCAGCGGGAACTCACGAGGAAACTTGCTTGCTTTGCCTAACGAATCTTGGCGATTGCCTAATACTGAGTATACCGGAACTGAGAAGGCAGTTGAATGCCGCTGCGATCAAGAGAGAGGACATCAA TGGTATTTCTTCCTTAATATTTACGAAAGCCGGAGAAGCGCTGTATCTTCACTCGAGTTCAGAACTCCAACGAATTTCCCTGTCAACCGCGAAGATGACAAAGGCGTATTGCGCGCTTAATTTACCACCACACGCTAGATCGTACGTGGAAAATGCTAACGAGGTCGCACAGGAACAAGGCGTTGTCGAAGGCGTACCGGAAACCGAAGGGGAGACACAGGGAAGTCAACCACCGATAGCGGCGAACAGAATTATCACGGAAAATGGCGTAGTGGGTACCA CTGGGGAGGAGGAATCTCCGAAGGAACCATCGCTGCGACCGGCTACCAGTAGTATAGATGTAAACGGGGAAGACGACCGTCAGGATTTAAGTTCTATCGGAGATATTACGATCGACAGTGTTAAAGATCATTTGCT TAACAGTCCACTTTTCAGAAACGCGACGTCTTCCGAAGATCTCCACAATCGTTTGGCAGGACTTAAGATGGAGGTGACTTCACGCACTTCCGAGGTATCCACTCAAAATCAGTCGTTGGTAGTGAAAACGACCACCGTGGTTTCGCAAACCACGAATAGCACGACCGCTAATGGCGAGGTCGAGATGAGTCAGGCGAACGAAACGCAACACGTAAACA GCACTACGGTAGAGCGAGAGATACGCAGTGGTATCGAGACAACAACGACACACGCTACCATCACTCTGCCCCCGAATGTCGAG attAATGCCGCGGATTTGGCCAATTTGGAGGTCACTACGACTACAGTGACCACTACTACAGAAAGGTCCAAGGCGCCGTTGGCTAGGCCTGAGGAGGTCGGATCATAG
- the L(2)gl gene encoding lethal(2) giant larvae protein homolog 1 isoform X3 produces MLKFIRGKGQQPTAERQKLQKDLFAFRKTVQHGFPNKPTALAWDPSLRLMIIGTASGAIKVFGRPGVEFYGQHSVESGENAVTKIVALPNEGRVVSLCDDNSLHLWEINESSVVETKTLSLEGKLKKISAMCLESSGEHLLLGTEGGNIYLLNLKTFVTPENIIYQDVVMQNVPEDYKINPGAVEAIAEQPGHPDNILIGYNRGLMVLWNKATPGAQQTFVSTQQLESVHWISENRFVSSHNDGSYAFWSPGSDAVPEPTTLYGPFPCKAVNKILVYPTAEHGELVLFSGGMQRASYGDRHTITVMTKEKHLVFDFTSKIIDFFTVFPKEEEENNESPAGPEALIVLAEEELVAIDLTNPEWKMMALPYLVSLHASSVTCSQHVPNVPEELWEAIVAAGKAQTEHLYSDKSWPIDGGLLLCQKPAHPDKPRNKELLLTGHEDGTVRFWNASDVALTPLYKYNSSILFTGEHLDVLEQPPEDDEDEWPPFKKVGIFDPYSDDPRLAVKKVLLCPLSSTLVIAGTAGHIITAIISAEPTNKEIKAVTMNIVNDRDGFVWKGHDHLPPRTTSISFAVGFQPQNLLQLYPPAAVTALALHSEWGLLAAGTAHGLAVFDYTRSKAVSVKCTLNPNDLSGAGDTPISRRKSFKKSLRESFRRLRKGRSQRRANANSPTRNTAPEKKKDSVASSPSGDPSPTELKPVERQVEARPVDDGLGSMVRCLYFARSYIISLQNTTPTLWAGTNNGTVYVFTLAIPAGVRRTEEDVNCTLGKEIQLKHRAPVIAITILDGSSVPLPEPYEAEKGVTPGPDMTSTHRVVIASEEQFKIFNLPSLKPYCKYKLTAHEGSRVRKTGFAKFSCLVEPAGTHEETCLLCLTNLGDCLILSIPELRRQLNAAAIKREDINGISSLIFTKAGEALYLHSSSELQRISLSTAKMTKAYCALNLPPHARSYVENANEVAQEQGVVEGVPETEGETQGSQPPIAANRIITENGVVGTTGEEESPKEPSLRPATSSIDVNGEDDRQDLSSIGDITIDSVKDHLLNSPLFRNATSSEDLHNRLAGLKMEVTSRTSEVSTQNQSLVVKTTTVVSQTTNSTTANGEVEMSQANETQHVNSTTVEREIRSGIETTTTHATITLPPNVEINAADLANLEVTTTTVTTTTERSKAPLARPEEVGS; encoded by the exons TTTTGGAAGGCCAGGCGTAGAGTTCTATGGACAACATTCCGTCGAAAGCGGTGAAAATGCCGTCACGAAGATTGTCGCACTGCCCAATGAG GGTCGCGTGGTGTCCTTGTGCGATGACAATTCATTACATTTATGGGAGATTAATGAGAGTTCCGTGGTGGAAACGAAGACGTTGTCGTTGGAAGGGAAATTAAAGAAGATCTCGGCGATGTGCCTCGAATCCAGTGGGGAACATCTCTTGCTGGGAACGGAAGGAGGCAACATCTACTTGCTAAACTTGAAGACTTTCGTCACTCCGGAGAATATTATCTATCAAGATGTCGTGATGCAGAA CGTCCCGGAAGACTACAAGATAAATCCAGGGGCGGTCGAAGCCATAGCCGAGCAGCCAGGGCATCCGGACAACATCCTGATCGGTTATAATCGAGGTTTGATGGTACTATGGAACAAAGCTACTCCGGGAGCTCAACAG ACCTTCGTCTCCACGCAACAGCTGGAATCGGTCCACTGGATCTCCGAGAATCGTTTTGTCTCATCGCACAATGACGGTTCCTACGCGTTTTGGAGTCCGGGTAGCGACGCCGTGCCGGAGCCTACGACACTTTACGGGCCGTTTCCGTGCAAGGCCGTTAACAAAATCCTCGTATATCCTACCGCGGA ACACGGCGAGCTCGTGCTATTCTCCGGTGGTATGCAACGTGCCAGTTATGGAGACCGACATACGATCACTGTCATGACCAAGGAGAAACATTTAGTTTTCGATTTCACGTCTAAGATCATCGACTTTTTCACCGTCTTCCctaaggaagaggaagagaacaATGAGAGCCCTGCCGGTCCGGAAGCGCTTATAGTGTTGGCCGAGGAAGAATTGGTAGCTATCGATTTGACCAACCCCGAATGGAAAATGATGGCTCTACCCTACCTAGTATCTCTCCATGCGAGCTCG GTGACTTGTTCCCAACACGTGCCTAATGTACCCGAGGAACTTTGGGAAGCGATCGTGGCGGCCGGTAAAGCGCAGACCGAGCATCTTTATTCGGACAAATCATGGCCCATCGACGGCGGCCTCCTCCTCTGCCAGAAACCGGCGCATCCTGACAAGCCTAGAAACAAAGAACTGCTACTTACTGGACACGAGGACGGTACCGTCAGATTCTGGAACGCGTCCGACGTCGCTCTGACCCCTTTGTACAAGTATAATTCGTCGATTCTGTTCACCGGCGAGCACTTGGACGTTCTCGAGCAGCCCCCGGAGGACGACGAGGATGAGTGGCCGCCGTTCAAGAAGGTGGGAATCTTCGATCCGTATTCCGATGATCCACGACTTGCTGTGAAGAAGGTTCTTCTCTGCCCGTTATCCTCGACATTGGTAATCGCCGGCACAGCCGGACATATCATAACTGCTATTATCTCTGCGGAACCGACCAACAAGGAGATAAAGGCCGTAACAATGAACATCGTCAACGATCGCGACGGGTTCGTGTGGAAGGGTCACGATCATCTGCCGCCGAGAACGACGAGTATATCGTTCGCGGTCGGATTTCAACCTCAGAACCTCCTACAGCTGTACCCACCGGCCGCCGTCACGGCATTAGCGTTGCACAGCGAATGGGGATTACTTGCTGCCGGTACAGCGCACGGACTCGCGGTCTTTGATTACACCAGGTCGAAAGCCGTCAGTGTTAAATGCACGCTTAATCCAAATG ATCTTTCCGGTGCAGGCGACACTCCTATCTCCCGGCGgaaatctttcaaaaaatccCTTAGGGAATCTTTCAGAAGATTGAGAAAGGGACGTTCGCAACGTCGAGCAAACGCTAACAGTCCTACGCGAAATACCGCAccggagaaaaagaaagacag CGTTGCCTCCTCGCCGAGTGGCGATCCATCACCAACAGAATTGAAACCAGTGGAGAGACAAGTGGAAGCGAGGCCTGTTGACGACGGTCTAGGCTCTATGGTTCGGTGTTTGTATTTCGCCAGAAGTTACATTATTAGCC tacaaaatacaacaCCCACACTTTGGGCGGGCACCAACAACGGCACGGTTTACGTCTTCACGTTGGCCATACCGGCCGGTGTGAGGAGAACGGAGGAAGACGTCAACTGTACACTGGGCAAGGAGATCCAATTGAAGCATCGTGCGCCAGTAATCGCGATCACGATCCTCGATGGATCCAGTGTACCGTTGCCGGAACCCTACGAGGCCGAAAAGGGCGTGACGCCCGGACCCGATATGACTTCCACGCACAGAGTTGTGATTGCCAGCGAGGAGCAGTTCAAGATTTTCAATCTTCCGTCCCTGAAGCCGTATTGCAAGTACAAATTGACCGCGCACGAGGGATCCAGAGTGCGAAAAACGGGTTTCGCCAAGTTCTCGTGTCTCGTCGAGCCAGCGGGAACTCACGAGGAAACTTGCTTGCTTTGCCTAACGAATCTTGGCGATTGCCTAATACTGAGTATACCGGAACTGAGAAGGCAGTTGAATGCCGCTGCGATCAAGAGAGAGGACATCAA TGGTATTTCTTCCTTAATATTTACGAAAGCCGGAGAAGCGCTGTATCTTCACTCGAGTTCAGAACTCCAACGAATTTCCCTGTCAACCGCGAAGATGACAAAGGCGTATTGCGCGCTTAATTTACCACCACACGCTAGATCGTACGTGGAAAATGCTAACGAGGTCGCACAGGAACAAGGCGTTGTCGAAGGCGTACCGGAAACCGAAGGGGAGACACAGGGAAGTCAACCACCGATAGCGGCGAACAGAATTATCACGGAAAATGGCGTAGTGGGTACCA CTGGGGAGGAGGAATCTCCGAAGGAACCATCGCTGCGACCGGCTACCAGTAGTATAGATGTAAACGGGGAAGACGACCGTCAGGATTTAAGTTCTATCGGAGATATTACGATCGACAGTGTTAAAGATCATTTGCT TAACAGTCCACTTTTCAGAAACGCGACGTCTTCCGAAGATCTCCACAATCGTTTGGCAGGACTTAAGATGGAGGTGACTTCACGCACTTCCGAGGTATCCACTCAAAATCAGTCGTTGGTAGTGAAAACGACCACCGTGGTTTCGCAAACCACGAATAGCACGACCGCTAATGGCGAGGTCGAGATGAGTCAGGCGAACGAAACGCAACACGTAAACA GCACTACGGTAGAGCGAGAGATACGCAGTGGTATCGAGACAACAACGACACACGCTACCATCACTCTGCCCCCGAATGTCGAG attAATGCCGCGGATTTGGCCAATTTGGAGGTCACTACGACTACAGTGACCACTACTACAGAAAGGTCCAAGGCGCCGTTGGCTAGGCCTGAGGAGGTCGGATCATAG